One genomic region from Nostoc sphaeroides encodes:
- a CDS encoding RNA polymerase sigma factor, RpoD/SigA family: MPTVNTQTENLNTKFTADMVRTYLREIGRVPLLTREQEIVYGKQVQQMMKFIDAKEVLAKKLHREPDMSEWADHVQQSETEIQQTVAQGKRAKQKMIEANLRLVVAIAKKYQKRNMEFLDLIQEGTLGLERGVEKFDPMRGYKFSTYAYWWIRQAITRAIAQQGRTIRLPIHITEKLNKIKKVQRELAQTLGRSPTPAEIAKELEIEPAQIREYLNMARQPVSLDVKVGDNQDTELQEMLEDDGPSPEYYTNQEFLRQDLNNLLAELTPQQRQVLALRFGLEDGNEMSLAKVGERLNLSRERVRQLEHQALAHLRRRRAHVQEYVAS, from the coding sequence AGAAATTGGTCGTGTACCACTGCTAACCCGTGAACAAGAGATTGTCTATGGAAAGCAGGTGCAACAAATGATGAAGTTCATCGACGCCAAAGAAGTTTTGGCGAAGAAACTGCACCGCGAACCGGATATGTCAGAATGGGCTGACCACGTTCAACAATCGGAAACCGAGATTCAACAAACGGTAGCGCAAGGTAAGCGGGCAAAGCAAAAAATGATCGAAGCGAATTTACGCTTGGTTGTTGCTATTGCCAAAAAATACCAAAAGCGGAATATGGAGTTTCTGGATTTAATCCAGGAAGGAACACTAGGATTAGAGCGGGGTGTGGAGAAATTTGACCCAATGAGGGGTTATAAGTTCTCAACCTATGCTTATTGGTGGATTCGCCAAGCGATTACTCGTGCGATCGCTCAACAAGGTCGTACCATCCGATTACCGATTCACATTACCGAAAAACTGAATAAAATCAAAAAAGTGCAGCGCGAATTGGCTCAAACCTTGGGGCGATCGCCTACTCCAGCCGAAATTGCCAAAGAACTGGAAATAGAACCGGCTCAAATCCGCGAGTACCTGAACATGGCGCGTCAACCAGTCTCTTTGGATGTTAAAGTTGGCGATAACCAGGATACTGAGTTGCAAGAAATGCTCGAAGATGATGGGCCATCACCAGAGTATTACACCAACCAGGAATTCTTACGCCAAGACTTGAACAACCTGCTAGCAGAACTGACTCCGCAACAGCGACAAGTTTTAGCTCTGCGCTTTGGTTTAGAAGATGGTAACGAAATGTCATTGGCGAAAGTGGGTGAGAGATTGAATCTCAGCCGTGAACGCGTCCGCCAGTTAGAGCATCAAGCTTTGGCTCATCTGCGTCGCCGTCGTGCCCATGTCCAAGAATACGTTGCTAGTTAA
- a CDS encoding glycosyltransferase: MNHKLPAIYFYIPQNQWPSDRILESSDLYWQWQNSLRYGQGRYNWTLQTYLHLKHDGFPCQLVGTLPTEGIVLAHRDFLPDNLQPTPQLLIVCLRADRSHHPYAQLHIIQNTQDEITRYSASLWQTYYMPHWPQSGLIPRDRQRGDTFENVAYFGQVDNLVAQMQADAWKHQVNALGLNWNIVDFERWHDYSDVDVVIAVRSFDKNRYNIKPASKLYNAWQAGVPIILGRESAYQYERKSELDYIEVASIDEIITSLKRLRDNQKLRQEMIDNGRIRSTETGIEELTARWRSFLTKVASPTYERWRDASSWQRKIFLQRRYFTLKTSNIKSRLNKLLPTQN, translated from the coding sequence ATGAATCATAAGTTACCAGCTATTTATTTTTATATTCCCCAAAACCAATGGCCTAGCGATCGCATATTAGAAAGTTCGGATCTTTACTGGCAATGGCAAAATTCTCTACGTTACGGTCAAGGGCGATATAACTGGACTCTACAAACCTATCTTCACCTCAAACATGATGGATTTCCATGTCAATTGGTAGGAACTTTACCTACTGAAGGAATTGTTTTAGCCCATCGCGATTTTTTGCCAGACAACTTACAACCAACACCACAATTATTGATTGTTTGTTTGCGTGCAGATAGAAGTCATCATCCTTACGCACAGCTTCATATTATCCAAAATACTCAAGATGAAATTACAAGATATTCTGCAAGCCTTTGGCAAACCTATTATATGCCCCATTGGCCCCAGTCTGGATTGATCCCTCGCGATCGTCAGCGTGGTGATACATTTGAAAATGTTGCCTACTTTGGTCAAGTAGACAACTTGGTTGCCCAGATGCAAGCAGATGCCTGGAAACACCAAGTCAATGCCTTAGGTTTAAATTGGAATATTGTGGATTTTGAACGCTGGCACGATTACAGTGATGTGGATGTTGTCATTGCTGTGCGTAGCTTTGATAAAAATAGATATAACATTAAACCAGCATCTAAATTATATAATGCTTGGCAAGCTGGAGTTCCGATCATTCTTGGTCGTGAATCTGCTTACCAATATGAACGTAAAAGCGAACTCGATTATATAGAAGTAGCTTCTATTGACGAGATAATTACATCTCTGAAACGCCTGCGCGACAACCAGAAATTACGTCAAGAAATGATAGACAATGGTCGTATTCGATCAACAGAAACGGGGATTGAGGAATTAACTGCACGGTGGCGTAGCTTTTTAACAAAGGTAGCCTCTCCCACCTATGAACGCTGGCGAGATGCATCAAGTTGGCAACGCAAAATATTTTTACAACGCCGTTACTTCACTTTGAAGACAAGTAATATTAAATCTCGCCTAAATAAGCTTTTACCAACCCAGAATTAG
- a CDS encoding DNA cytosine methyltransferase, whose amino-acid sequence MIDNQLISIALFAGAFGLDLGIEEAGVYTVSVVEIDADATKTIVLNRPYLSESAVPRDIRQVSQ is encoded by the coding sequence GTGATTGATAATCAATTAATATCTATTGCTCTGTTTGCGGGAGCTTTTGGTCTAGATTTAGGTATAGAAGAAGCAGGTGTTTATACTGTTAGTGTAGTTGAAATAGATGCTGATGCAACAAAAACTATTGTTCTGAACCGCCCTTATCTTTCTGAAAGTGCTGTACCACGCGATATTAGACAGGTGTCACAATAA
- a CDS encoding heavy metal translocating P-type ATPase has product MLYPQRFSQFTREHADTLAALLCGLLLFLGWFALHLGWLGLAFLLLPAAYVIGGYESAREGLTTLFKEKELDVDLLMIVAAIGAASLGLWRREYHLIIDGAILILIFAISGALEGYAMQRTERSIKSLMSLTPDTARVLLQGREEEIPISQLKVGDEIVVKPGELIPTDGIILSGYSTLNQAAITGESLPVEKTVGEEVFAGTLNGYGALQIKVHKPAQSSLIVRVIRLVEEAKTQAPPSQEFTLRFEKGYAKVIVVAGILLATLPPFFWGWDWETTIYRALTFLVVASPCALMAAIMPTLLSGIANGARQGILFKNGAQLEKIGKVRAIAFDKTGTLTTGQVQVFQTISVSEYTQVDVLKAAASVESSSEHPIGKAIVQAAGDLDWVGAVQVQAIPGQGIVGIAQEQQIIVGNAVFVQKYVTNLPEELREMAQSLEQEGKTVVWVAQGNIAEVMGVIAIADEVRSQAATTIARLKKLGVEQIVMLTGDNQETAHSVAKAVGIDRVYAQLLPEDKLDVIRSLQQEYQTVAMVGDGINDAPALAQASVGIAMGVSGSDVALETADIVLMADRLEKIAVAMHLGRRSQAIVKQNIFVALGFIILLLVGNFLGNINLPIGVIGHEGSTVLVTLSGLRLLK; this is encoded by the coding sequence ATGCTCTACCCCCAACGTTTTAGCCAATTCACCAGAGAACACGCAGATACCTTAGCAGCCCTACTTTGTGGCTTATTGCTATTTCTCGGATGGTTCGCCTTGCATCTCGGTTGGTTGGGATTAGCATTTCTGCTGCTACCTGCTGCTTATGTAATTGGTGGTTACGAAAGTGCGCGGGAAGGATTGACTACCCTTTTCAAAGAAAAAGAACTTGATGTAGATTTGCTGATGATTGTCGCCGCCATTGGTGCTGCTAGTCTCGGCTTATGGCGAAGAGAATATCATCTAATTATTGATGGAGCAATTTTGATACTCATCTTTGCCATCAGTGGCGCACTAGAAGGCTACGCCATGCAACGAACTGAGCGGAGTATCAAGAGTTTGATGAGTTTGACACCAGATACAGCAAGGGTTTTACTTCAGGGAAGGGAAGAAGAAATTCCTATTAGTCAGCTAAAAGTGGGTGATGAGATTGTCGTCAAACCCGGAGAGCTAATTCCTACTGATGGGATAATTTTATCTGGTTACAGCACCCTTAATCAAGCTGCAATTACAGGCGAGTCTTTACCTGTAGAGAAAACAGTGGGCGAAGAAGTATTTGCTGGAACACTCAACGGCTACGGTGCATTGCAAATTAAGGTACACAAACCAGCCCAAAGTAGTTTAATTGTGCGTGTGATTCGCTTGGTAGAAGAGGCAAAGACTCAAGCACCTCCTTCGCAAGAGTTTACCCTTCGCTTTGAGAAAGGATATGCAAAAGTCATTGTAGTAGCTGGTATATTGCTGGCAACTTTACCGCCATTTTTCTGGGGTTGGGATTGGGAAACTACGATTTATCGCGCCCTTACTTTCCTTGTGGTTGCTTCTCCGTGTGCGCTGATGGCTGCAATTATGCCCACCCTACTTTCGGGAATCGCCAATGGTGCAAGACAGGGGATTTTGTTTAAGAATGGGGCGCAGTTGGAGAAGATTGGCAAAGTCCGAGCGATCGCATTTGATAAAACTGGTACTCTCACAACAGGACAGGTGCAGGTATTCCAGACAATTTCAGTTAGTGAATACACTCAAGTAGATGTATTAAAAGCCGCAGCTAGTGTGGAATCATCTTCCGAACATCCCATCGGTAAGGCAATTGTGCAGGCGGCTGGTGATTTGGATTGGGTTGGTGCAGTTCAAGTGCAAGCTATACCGGGACAGGGAATTGTAGGAATTGCTCAAGAACAACAGATAATTGTGGGGAATGCTGTTTTTGTGCAAAAGTATGTCACAAATTTACCTGAAGAGTTGCGAGAAATGGCTCAATCTTTAGAGCAAGAAGGTAAAACTGTCGTTTGGGTAGCACAGGGAAATATAGCAGAAGTGATGGGTGTAATTGCGATCGCAGATGAAGTAAGATCACAAGCAGCCACAACCATTGCCCGGTTAAAGAAACTGGGAGTTGAACAAATTGTCATGCTAACCGGGGATAATCAGGAAACTGCTCACAGTGTCGCCAAAGCAGTAGGAATTGATCGGGTGTATGCTCAACTCTTACCAGAAGATAAGCTTGATGTTATTCGCAGTCTACAGCAAGAATATCAAACTGTGGCAATGGTAGGCGATGGAATTAATGATGCACCAGCTTTAGCGCAAGCATCTGTAGGTATAGCGATGGGTGTATCTGGTAGCGATGTCGCATTAGAAACCGCAGATATAGTACTGATGGCAGACAGGTTAGAAAAAATTGCCGTAGCGATGCATTTGGGAAGGCGATCGCAAGCCATAGTCAAACAGAATATATTCGTAGCGTTGGGTTTTATTATCTTGCTTTTGGTAGGCAACTTTCTAGGCAATATTAACCTACCCATCGGCGTGATTGGGCATGAAGGTTCTACAGTGTTAGTTACCCTGAGTGGTCTAAGATTGCTGAAATAA